The following coding sequences lie in one Tepidimicrobium xylanilyticum genomic window:
- a CDS encoding DUF3788 domain-containing protein, which produces MFKAIPNKEQIESLLGEIAMEAWNELVQFVESNYEFDPVWEEGGKYGVWEVKYRRSGRTLCAFYVKEGQFTALVIFGKAERQKFELLQNEFSLEIIELYSNTRQYHDGKWLWINVSDMSLVEDIKRLITIKKKPKKMRN; this is translated from the coding sequence ATGTTTAAGGCAATTCCTAATAAAGAACAAATAGAATCCTTATTAGGTGAAATAGCGATGGAAGCGTGGAATGAACTTGTTCAATTTGTCGAGTCAAATTATGAATTTGACCCTGTATGGGAAGAAGGTGGGAAATATGGGGTTTGGGAAGTAAAATATCGCAGAAGCGGTAGAACTTTATGTGCGTTTTATGTAAAAGAGGGACAGTTTACTGCATTAGTTATATTTGGGAAAGCAGAAAGACAGAAATTTGAGTTATTGCAAAATGAATTTTCGCTTGAAATTATCGAGTTATATTCGAATACTCGCCAATACCATGATGGTAAATGGTTATGGATCAATGTTTCTGATATGAGTTTAGTTGAAGATATTAAGAGATTGATAACAATCAAAAAGAAACCTAAAAAGATGCGGAACTAA
- a CDS encoding GNAT family N-acetyltransferase — protein MFEENVRQFLSNPLNWIFACVQDNKIIGFAYGYKLNHLDNNGNMLYIHEAAIPPQYQRQGIGFQIINGIKNA, from the coding sequence ATTTTTGAAGAAAATGTAAGGCAGTTTCTTTCAAATCCATTAAATTGGATTTTTGCATGTGTCCAAGATAACAAAATCATTGGTTTTGCCTATGGATATAAACTTAATCATCTGGATAATAATGGTAATATGTTATACATTCATGAAGCAGCTATACCTCCTCAATATCAAAGACAAGGTATTGGATTTCAAATTATTAATGGTATAAAGAATGCTTGA